The genomic window tactgactgagctatcagcATGATCAGGCTGTGGGTTATGTTTTCAAATGTGAAAGATTGTGCAGGCTTCTAATCAACTTTTTAAATATTGCGCAGGTTTCAAATCATTTTtaatggtttggggttttttaatcctAAAGCTTTGCTTTGCTTCTTCTCAGACCCATAACAAAAAACACTGCATATAAAAGAATTGCATGCATAAGTTGATTTGGGTAACAGTATGAATAAAAGAGAAACCTTCCAATGCAATACAGGAAGTTGTTACTATTTACAAAGGTGCTGAACCCTTGTATGGCGAAGCTGCAGCTAGTAGCTAATTGCTaccactttttttttcttgtatgCAGAAATTTGAAGACGATGTCTCCTACTGGTCAAACCTAGGCCGTAGTGGCCATGAATATTACGGTGGTTATTACCATCATCATTATGATGAAGACGCACCAATTGGCCCACGAAACCCACATACCTTTAGGCATGGAGCAAGTGTCAATTATGACGATTATTAATCTCCTTTTTCCTTCTCTGGATTAGAACGCCAGGAAGACGGATACCGCCCAAAGGTGCCTCTTACGCTTCTTTGAAATTAACTAGTTTGTTATAAAcattaataacaaaaaaaaaggtTATGGAACGTTTTTATATCCACTCAGTAGCATAACATGTATAAACGTTAGCATTAAAATTTCTTGATAAGTATTCCTCCCAGTACTTTTGGTGAAATTATTGTAAGACAGCATGGTTACCTTATGAAATTTCAGTTATCTTGAAGGACAGCAGGTGGCATATGGCTTTGGTAAAATCAATGTGCCCCCCAAAAGTGTGAATTGATAATCATATACCGGCAGAAACAATTGCTTACAGGGTTGCAACAGGAACTTAAGAGCctcttggatcaggccactgacccatttagtccagcatcttctcacagtgaccaacctccCAGATGACTATGGCGCACCCGCAAAGGGAACttgagcacaacaacactctcccctcttgtggtttccagcaactggtattaagaagCATACTTACTATGGAGGTAGGactatcttccatgaatttgtcaaatcctatttttaaagatgtccaagttggtggccctcaaaatagtaaaggtaaagggacccctgatcattaggtccagtcgtggccgactctggggttgcggcgctcatcttgctttattggccgagggagccggcgtacagcttccgggtcatgtggccagcatgacttaagctgcttctggcgaaccagagcagcgcatggaaacactgtttaccttcccgccggagctgtacctatttatctacttgcactttgacgtgctttcgaactgctaggtgggcaggagcagggaccgagcaacgggagctcaccccgtcacggggattcaaaccgccgaccttctgatcggcaagtcctaggctctgtggtttaaaccacagtgccacctgcgtcccttggccCTCAAAATAGTTTGTCTTTAATCCTCCAAGTTAGCACGTTAGCACCAAGTTATACTGTTATAATAATGTTCTACTACTttaaataaaacagtacaatacTTTTCGTGTAGGGATTTTGCATTATAACTAAATTAGGGGAATATGAATGAGTAATGTGTTAATTAGTACTGCAAATAGCAATGTAGTTTCCTCTGTTTGCTATAGTGCAGAAAAAAATGGACTGGGCTATATAAACCGTAAGTGCCTACTTAACTCATTTAAAATCATGAAATTATCTTTGACTAGGTTGTACTTTATGAAAAGAATTGCTTACAACCTTATACACTGTTACTACTCAAGAGGACCAGTTACTGAAAGAAAGAGAGACCACCAATGTAAGTTTTCTGTAACTCTGTCAATATGCATGAAGGTGCAACACACGGCTGCAGCATTCTTACATGAAAAACTGATATTTGTaagtttcaatattttattaaaatagcATATTCAACCACTGGTAACCAATAATACATTAACTTTCCCCCAGATTGTGCACAACACAGTAGTGATTTAAAATAGCATTTATCCATGAAAGTCAGTGAAAATATTTTCAAATTCAAGTGTGCAACTAGAACTAAACATTTGGGGGGAGAAAACCCAATTTCAAAAGAATACATAAAGCTCTCATACAGAATTCTTTTTATTATAATCCTATAATACTAGATGCCAGTGTTTTCAATCATCTGACAATACTGcttgctctttttttcctttatgcATAGTATCTCTCATTTAAAGTACccactttttataaataaattggCATTTTCCCATCCCATCTGCAGCTTCACAAAGAAACCAGTAAATAAAACTGTCAAGGACAGTCACAACAAAATGATCTCACAGCAAGATATAAAAACTTGAAGATACTAAAAAAAGGATGCTTCTATCCTATTTTACATAAAAAGACAGATTTAAAAAGTGCAAGGCAAAGATTGCAGTTTTCTTATTTAGGCACATCCACTTCTTTAAAGCAAGCTTCAGAGTGAAATTTCCAGTTTTTCTTCATGATACCTGTTTCGGAAGTCTTTTTAACAAAAGACAAATTACACCTTTCAAACACAAGGAAaggttttcaattcctttccgaCTTAAAGAGTTTTTAGTTGTGTCTGGTTCTTCCTTTTTTTATCCTGGCAGGTTTTGGTTTAGGAATATATTGATTATTTGCTTGATATTCCAATTCTTTGCGAAAGTAATGAATTGCTTTATTTAAACCTTCTTCCAACGGGACCTATTACCAAAGAGAGATACAGCCAATGAGTCAAGTTATAAAAGTGCTTATTTGCTCATTGTGATTGTCATAAGTATGTCAAACagggttatttatttaatttgcttaatgcatttatatcccaccgttcctccaaggagctctaggTGGTGCATTTACAGATACTTCACCAAATAACTTAAGGCAGCATTTGCATCCAGTGGCAATTCCCGCGAAAACTTAGTAGCTCTGTCAATTGGCATGTTCATACCTTAAAATCTGTGAAGtaggcagggctttttccccccagctggaATGGTGTCCTGGCACCTTTCAGAGAGGGTCTCCCCATGAGCTGGAGGTGCAGCAGAGCTTTGCTGAGGATTTTCAGCAAaacaggcaggcaggggaagccTGAGAAGGTACTCTACCATCTGCCTCCCTGGCCTGAGAAAGTGGGGCAGGCCGCCTCTTTTCTTGATCAATGGGGTGGAGATGAAGGAGTAGCCCAAAACTCAATCCCTTCCACCCCATGTGATCTCCATGGTATGGAGAGAGTTCATGGGGTTGGGGAGCAGGCTCCTCCTTCGCCCGCACGTGTCTGGGCTGGATGGCAATTGCCTGCCTTCTCCTGAGCAGGTTCGCTGCATCTTTCCTCTTAGGGAGACCAAATGCATCAAGAGGAAAAGCTCAGGCGAAGGCAGGCAAGCAACACAGAGCCTGAGATTGTATGAGTGGCGGGGGGAGATCAGGCATGCGGGCAAAGGAACATTTCCAtctccccctgcctccaccaCAGCTGCCTCTTGGGGAAAAGAGGAAGATAGACCATGCAAAGCCAGCTGAGGCAGCACTGCAACAGAGCATGATAGAGTCTGGCTCTCGAGGAGACACACCCCCCGCCCAAAGATGGGCTCTGGGATGGGTCTTCTCAGAGAGGTGCATTCCCACACCTTTGggaccggggggcggggggaagcacTGGAGGTAGGTAACTGGCAATCCTTAAGTACCACCTTCTCCTTTGCCCCTTCTGACTTATTCCTCCTCTACATTATTAGCAAAATATGGAAGTGGGGAGAGGCACACCTCCCTCTTCTATTTCTTCCActtttactggactacaactcccatcatccctggccatggggaaaaagagaagaaactgCTATGGCATGAGTTTGGGACCTCTTCAACATGTGTCCGCAGTAAAATCTGGCAGTAACCGTAGACTAGAGTACTGCATTCATCAAAACTGTGGAGTGTGTTGGAAGTATCACAATCTCCAGGCACCACCTCTTCCAATAGCTTAAGACAGGGGTGAAGAGTTCCTATAGGAATTTGTAAAGCTACCTGGAAGATGGTAAGTTGGGTTCCCAAAGTTCTCCCTGAGGAGAACTGGTGGGTTTTGAGGGCACAATAAGTGGAATGCCCAACTTCGCCATATCTACCTTTTTGTACCTCTGTTTATCACCTTTCAGCAGATCCGGTCTACTCCCAGCCATTTCCAATGACCTCTGTCGCAGAGGCACTTGctcacagatacagtggtgccccgcaagacgaatgcctcgctaaacgaaaaacccgcaagacgaaagggttttccgatttttagcggcttcgcaagacggatttccctatgggcttgcttcgcaagacgaaagcccatagggaaatctccagggacagcggggaagcacagcgcgccttctcctctgttcccggacctgtcctgaaggcttgcggtgggaggtccgggaacagaggagaaggagcgcagcgcttctcctctgtttccggggcttgcggtgggaggagggtttttcctccccaccgccaacattcagaacagctacccctatccgcagcttggagagccctgcagggctccccaagctgcaggtgtctgccccacgcgaggggcgctctgcttcagagcgcccctcgcgccgggcagcaggcggctatcctcagcctaggcagccctggggaactcttctgaaggctggcggcgggagaatggcttttcttcccaccgccagccttcagaaggctgttctgaaggctggcggtggggagaaaagtccttctccccccgccagccttcagaagaggtctggggacagactgtccccggacctggtctgaaggcggtctccataggaacgcattaattgattttcaatgcattcctatgggaaaccgtgcttcgcaagacgaaaaactcgcaagaagaaaaaacttgcggaacgaattaatttcgtcttgcgaggcaccactgtaatgaaaaATGCGGCTGACAAAATGAATAATCAAGCTCCCTCAGAATTTCTGGACTGTTACTCACTTGAATAAACTGAAGCTAGGATTGCAGCAATTATCTATTCTGAGTAAGGAATTCTCAGTCTCTTGCTGCAATACTTTTCTGCCTACTTACAAAATACGCAGCCTAGAAACAAGTTAGCTGCAAGCcaaaactcagaagtaaacctcaaCGGGCGTTATTTGTGTACAGAATGCACCACTGAACTACCgcccttttattattttatttaggtAATTTATAACCTGCTCTTCATTAAATCAACACCAGAGTGGGGTACAACCTAAGGAAGCTCTCTGGAAAAATCAAAACCACAACGATGATAAATTATACATGTAAGAATGTGTCTGAACTAAGGCAGACAGATATTTGTTGCACACCTCTAGCGTTTACTCCCCACTGAACTATATAGTACAAAACTATACTAGCttctatttgggggtggggggaatagcaGAGCTTCACACAGGCTTAATTTCAAACCTACACCCAACctgcatgcagacacacacacaaaaagcattcTGCTTTCCTACTAGCAGTGCTACTGCTAAGAAAATGGATGTTAAGGATTCTCAAGGCATCTCCGTCCGAAAGGCAGAAAGCACAATTAATCATTACCACTCTATAATGACCTACTGTTCAATAAAACTGGTTTCAATGGGAGCAGAGTCAGatccacaaacacacattttcctTCACTGCCTTTGTTAAAATCACTTTCGCTCTCAAGGGCCCCTGCTTATTTGCTCTAGACTTAACTAGCTTAGCTGTTTGTTTTAAAGATGAATACCAGAAGTGTGGCTATTATCTATCAAGGAGCAGCAGCAATATtgattttttggggtgggtgggggtggagaagaacTCTTCCCAAAAGGAGGTAGCACAACATGGAAGGAATTTCATTAGATTTGCCCTGAACAGCAAGGAACACAGAGCATTATTCATTTCTTGATGGTGTTGCCTTTCAAAAATACTTGCACACAACACTGTTAACTCTAGAATTACATACCACAGGTTCCCAACCAAGTAGTAACTTGGCTTTCCTGATGTCAGGCTTCCTCTTCTGAGGGTCATCTTGAGCTTCTGACAGAAACTGGATTTCACTTCCGCTGcctgccaaaaaacaacaacaccaaactcGCAAATATTACAAAGCTACATTGGTTTCTGGTGATCGACTAACAGTTTCAGAAGTCTGAAACAAATCAAAACAGGTAGTTTTCAAATGTCCCCCTATAAGAGCACATGTTTTCCAAGACAGGCTGAAACAAAGGCTTCACACACCtacaccccccccaaagtatGGTGTACAAAGTCAAGAAACCACACAGGTCCAGTGCAGTTATAATGCAGCCCCATCGTCCTTGTAGTTGGAAACCCAGAAGGCCCAACCCGACATTAAGTGCAAGTAACAGTTCTGGCAGAAAGTAGCTTCCTTGTCCACACCTCCTGATGCACCCCTAAAAATGTTCCACTGGGGGCCGGGGTACCCTGCTAAGTAAGTGGGCTGGGCTGAGGTACAGGGGTACACCATCATGGAAGCTTAGCTGGCTGCAAGCCAGTGTTCTGCAGGCACACAATCTCTTCTGCCCATGTAaatacttttccttccttccttcttcctaagTCCCATCCAGCTGTTCTAATTTCTCATCTGCTGAGGTAAGAGTATCGGTGAGAGGGCTGGAGTTGCCCCATGTCCCCAGTAATTCCTGCCACCCTTCATAAACTTCTGAAGCAGAAAGTATACTATTTGCATACTGTAATATTCTGAATCACACAGGGTGTTAACAGCCCCGCCTGTTCAGCCATTTGTAAAAAGTGGTGTGGAGGAAGCAAGTATGCGTTTTCTCACTCGTACCTCGTGTGAGTCCAATCATGTGGGGAACCAGAACACCCTAATAGGGCAATAGCATTATTTACCATTAATATTTAATAGTCGCTTTCCTCACAAagtgacccaaagcaacttaaaagTATACCAACCAACCTATAAAAAAACTTAAACACACTACCATGAAGTTAGGCCTTACAGAACTAAGAGAGGCCCCAAATCCCTGAAACCTTTCAAATTACAGGCCAAAAGCCCAGGTAAAATGGGAAGGTTTCGCCTGATACCTTAAAAAGATAAAAAGCTGGCACCAGGCATGTATCTCTTATAATTTCCCACATTATGACTCCAGCCCAAAGTCTGCAACCAAGCCGAAGTGGCTTTCTGgcagcagggctgctgctgcttactggggcGCCAACTTCGTGGGAACTACCTTTTTGTTAAGCAGCGCTGCTGGGAAGCTAGTGGTGTTGCAGCTCCACCCCACCAGGTGAACCTCTTCTCCACTCATGCCATTCTACTGGATAAACCCCAACGGGTACAAGTATGCAAGCTGTTCCAAGTTTGTTCAGGGCAATTATATGTCATACTTACCAACGAGTTTCTTAATTAACTGGGCAAACTCTAAAATAGAGTGTTCTTCTGGATTCCCCTAAGGATATAAGAAGCACTATTAAAATGACATTTTACCACCAAAAAAGAGCTTTATTTTGCAATAAGGTAACTAGCAAATAAAAGGACTcgatcaggcacaggcaaacttggccctccagatgttttgggactacaactcccatgatccagggttgtaaagactgcggagagaataattgggtgcactcttcccaccttggatcaaatctatgcttccaggtgctataagaaagctgcagagatagcgcaggatagcatgcaccccggaaatgatctctttcagcttctgccttctggaggaAGGTACacggttataaagactaggactagcagCCTGAGAAAGAGTtcctatccaaatgcgattttggttttaaatgcagtataaggagtctctatgggagtgtattgtatttttaaaatggggtatcagagtttttagggggctaaccaggctgggatagctggcttgttggttttgaatgtcttatgtagaccccctccccaatttagttgttctgtatgggacaatgacaataaagagtaTTGTATCGTAtttctagctaacaggaccagtggtcagggatgatgggaactgtagtcccaaaataactggagggccgagtttgcctatgcctggactagatccTAACTTCTGTGCTGTGAACAGGATGTGGTTTCCAGCCTCCCGTGAAGAGCTGTCTTGAGAGTGGGAGTGAACAAACCCTCACGAACGGAATGGCTATTGTGTGAGATGATGCTCAATGGGGAGGAGGAATAGCTAGACAACCGTGATTCCCCCCTCCTTATGCAAACGGAAGAACCCACCACACACCAGCAACCTTCGACCAAAAACGATTTCACTAGTTGTTACCACATTTCAGAGCAGTAGTAAAAGCCCACAGGTAATATTTACAAACGTGAGTCTAAACTGCTTAAGGCAATTTCTGTTTCCGTAATACAATCCTGGGAGAGGAAACTTAGGTGGGGAAAGTCAGAGTGTGGAATCTGACATTGAGTTAATAAGATCTTTCCACCGATGCAAGCAATTCTGCTTGCTGGATGGAACGATCTCTGCTCTCTTCCCCCCACTTGCTGTCctggggggttctcctgaccccaagAGTGGACTTTGGGGGGTGCATGGGTCACACGAggtgggggaagccccattgtgccAGCATGCGTCCTTGTGGTGGTTTCTGCTAGTGCACTGGGTTAGCTGAATCTGGCCCAGTCTCTAGCATTACATATGCCGAAGTCCACACACTGCAACACTGAACCGAACTTATAAATTCTGGCTTGCAAAGGCTTCGCTCACAATCAAAAGCCGATAGTatctgaagaagaggaagaatgcCGGTAAATTCACAATGCCGATTGTTCTCAGTGTGCTGAGCATGTTTGTggcaaaaggaggaaaggaaaggaaggtacATCGCTACCATTATTCTCAGAACTTCATAGTGCCAAATGTTTCTCCCATGACTAGATTCAACGGATTAAGAGAATGGGCAGGTAATTCCAACACAGGGTCTTAGACTTAGATCAAGGAGAAAAAGGCCAGAAGAAAACCACTTGCTTACCAAGTTAACAGGACTGCTGACATTGCTGTTCATTAAGGCCACCAGCCCATTCACAAGGTCGCTggagaaacaaaacaatacatgatAACATAGCTTGAGCAGAGTTACTTTCTCACGTGTTTTACAGCCTGACCATCCAAAATGCTGATTTTAGGGGGAAAACTAATGGCATCAGTTCTGTGCGGCGGCAAATTTAACAGAGTTATCAGCCCTGAAATAAACAAACCATGGAACCTTAGGTGAGCTTCCAGCGGAGCACATTATGCACTGGAGCAATGAATTTCTGCCTTATCCATTTCCATACAGTACCAAGCAGCAGACCAAAATGAGATGCATTCAAGTAGCGCATTGAAGGAACCATGTGAACAGTTCACATCCAATTTAAAAGTACTAAAAACTGATTTACTTGGCCACAAACACAATCTGTGTCCGCCCTCTACTTAAGTATGTGGTGTCCATTAATCTGGCCAGAGAATTCCAGTAGTACTGATTTGTTGTTTTTGTCGCACTAAATATGGGTAGTTATCAGGGCATGTGCAGGATGGGACAAATACTGCTACTCAGCTACAAACCTAGGGAAATCCCACTGCCCTCTCCTCTACCTCAGCTTCCAAATCAGTCAAGCTGCCACTGAATAACAATAATCAACAACATGATTTAAAACCTCCAGAAAAGTCGTATTTGACTGTagcagaattttattattattaacgttttatatatatacacagcaagattaaaaagggagggaggagaaaatagGCGACTATAGCAGCCCTTTAAAGGTTAAACAATCTACTGTGCCTTTTGTAGACTAGAGCCTACCACCATTGTCAGTGCCCCGCTGGCTCAAATCACTGGTTTCTCTTTCTAAATACAAATTGCATATCCATTGTGCAAACACAAGATGGCAGCAATGGACTGAGTCCTCTAACATGATGATTTTCAACTCAGAAATATCCACTAGTGTCTACTGAAAACCTGCACTTTGGATTTCAGACTGCTAAGGCAGCTATTTCCTACTTTAGTGCCTGCTATTCTGTTTTTAACAAAATTTGACGTTTATTTAGCACCACAGTGACATTCAAGACACTGGAAAAGCAGAAGATACTGGAAGGAATAGGATAGTGCTGGGTTTTTATTGCAACCATCAGTAGGAATCCTAATCTGCGTAACCATGATGCAAATgggattttatttgtatcctgcctttctcccgaTGCATTTTAAAGCTTACAAAACTGGGATATTCACCTATCTGTGTCACCTATGCGGACAGAAGTTCTGCCATAGTATGCTCTGCATTGCGGGGGATCCTGGATTCAAACCATGACTTATCCTGCTAAAAAGGATCTTTGGGGTGATGTGAGAGACTTCTGCCCAAGACCCCAcaaagccattgccagtcagattAGATAATACCGAGAGGTGGAACGATTGCAGCTTCTTAAAACTCAACGAGGCAAAAGGACCTTTGCTGAATGAGTAGTACAGGAAACAAGACTACTGTTTCCAGTGTTGTCCGCAGCCCCTTTTTCTGACGTTAGCCTCAGTGGGACAAAGGCTATCATATGTCCAGTTGTCAAGAGGCAGGCAGAGCTAGAAGGAACTCCAAATCCAAATATCTCCCAACGGTTTATGGTTCTAAACGCATTGTTTTTTCAGGCCAGGACCAAGGTATTAATGTTGTTCTGGGCATAATTTTGTGGGAGTCATCAGGCaacaagtgatgatgatgatgcatcatTTTTTTCTTAACATTTACACTGCTGTACCTATGCTGTTTTCAAGTCAATGTCTTTTTCCTTCATTCAGAACTACCTATGTGCCCATTGATAAAATCGCAGCACAAAAAAAGGAATCGCGATTGATCATGCAATTACATCAAGATTCCTTTTTTTGCATGCCGGTCTAATCGAATGCATACAAGTATTTGCATGCATCAGAAGCTAATGAGAAAGAGGGGGTCGCAGAGGAAGGCATGAACTGAataccacattaaaaaaaaaaaacaaccctgtgcAGGTGCCAATTACAAAATTAGCTGAAGGGATTGTCTAAGTTAAATTGGAAAGCAGGTGAAACACAGGAAACCCACAGAGCTCTTAACGAGGCTCTATTTCTAACTGAATTGTGAAGAGAAAAAGGCCTGCTCACACAAGGTGTCAACTTGAGTTATGGGATGGAGAAAGAGAAACTCAGTGTAACATTACACGGTCCCATTCATGAAACAAAAAGAATTCACTACTCCCACGCGAGTAGTGCTTTTCACATAAGTGGTGCTTTTGCACAATCCAGTCTCGGAATCCACTGGACAGCAGCTGTTTTGTTACACACACTAAAAGTTTAAGCAGGGGCTTAACTATGGATTCAAATTATTCTACCTTTTCCAAGCTTTCAATGCAAGGAAGAGGCATTGGTTTGAAAGGTCACAGACTGCTACCCTTTATGTTCTGGTTTTTAAGATAGGAGAAATCACTGGTTTCACACATTGGGATAATGGGCTGCAAGCTGTAAGGGCTGAGAAATATTGATCTGTAGACTTGGGATAGTTAACAATGCAGAGGAAATAGCAAAAAGTAAACATTCTGACATGACTAATGTTGAAATATGCTTTTCTCTTCCCCAGCACTCCacattcattcttcttcttcttcttttgttcagTGTCCCCTCCTCAGGTATACTGAAACAAGGAAGGTGAAACAAACATACCTGACATACTGAAATGCTCTGGTTTGAGTCCCAGGCCCATATACctaggggaaaataaaataaaatgagtatTACTGATAAGAAGTATCAATATGTCCATCACTTTTACTGACAAACACATAATTCCTCTCCAATTCATTTGTGACAAGTGTGTTGGAAGCAAAATCTGTCCTGGTCTGATCTTTAATTTGATTATCTATGGCTAGATGCACGGGTTAAACTAGCTCATATACACCTCACGAACACTTTGATGGTCATAGGGTGGCATAAATGAGTCTCACCAAGCAGTCTTGTATCCAGAGTTTGGCCAGATCCAGACTGGCCAGATCTAAGCTAcagattttatttccttttccctttACTTTTCATAGCATCTCTGCACCAAATTTTTCTCCATCATCTTTAATGTGCCACTCACAaaacaaagttgttgttgttttaagaaaagaaaaggaagagtgtATTCCAGTTCATATGGAATGAATTTTTGTTTTGTCAAGTGGAAGGGAACAGATCTTTGTATATGGGTTGACAAAAGGAAACAAGATTTGAAGTCATTCCCTGCGCCTTTGCTGACGGTTTGCAGAGTTAGAAGAATTCGcaccctttttcttttcctggggCTAGCTGAGCGATTGGTAACCTCAGCTTGTGCCCTAGCAACAGTCTTCTCAAAACACACGCAGGCTACAAGAGCCCTACTTGTACACTGTTGTTTGCCAGAAAGCAAAGCGTGCCAATCTTCAGCAGTTCTCTGGAGAGAATCTCATGAGATTTTACTGCTCTTCAAAATGCACATCAAAATATCTTTGCAGGAGAGCCCTCCTGAAAAAAGCGTTTGTTATTGACTTTACGACACATCCCAGCTCTGTCCTACTAATATAAAGTATTAATGTAGCAACTGGTCATGAAACTAATCCACTATGGTCACTAAGTTAAAAAAACCAACTTAATAGGAAgtttcattttcttatttttactGGGTGGTACCCAATAGTgtcgtagggacgcgggtggtgctgtgggttaaaccacagagcctacaacttgccaatcagaaggtcggcggttcgaatccccgtgacggggtgaactcccattgcacggtccctgctcctgccaacctagcagttcgaaagcacatcaaagtgcaagtagataaataggtaccgctccagcaggaaggtacacgctgtttctgtgcactgctctggttcaccagaagcggcctagtcatgctggccacatgacccggaagctgtacgccggctccctcggccaataaagcgagatgagcgccgcaaccccagagtcagtcacgagtggacctagtggtcaggggtccctttaccttacccaatAGTGTCAACTTGACAGGCAGAAAGCATCTGTCTGTGGGAGACCAATTTCCCCTAGTTCCTCCCTTAAATCTGCTCTA from Podarcis raffonei isolate rPodRaf1 chromosome 4, rPodRaf1.pri, whole genome shotgun sequence includes these protein-coding regions:
- the UXS1 gene encoding UDP-glucuronic acid decarboxylase 1 isoform X1, producing the protein MYNPIKTLKTNTIGTLNMLGLAKRVGARLLLASTSEVYGDPEVHPQNEDYWGHVNPIGPRACYDEGKRVAETMCYAYMKQEGVEVRVARIFNTFGPRMHMNDGRVVSNFILQALQGEPLTVYGPGTQTRAFQYVSDLVNGLVALMNSNVSSPVNLGNPEEHSILEFAQLIKKLVGSGSEIQFLSEAQDDPQKRKPDIRKAKLLLGWEPVVPLEEGLNKAIHYFRKELEYQANNQYIPKPKPARIKKGRTRHN